CCGCATTTAAGGAGGGAAAACGGCACCGTTTGGAGTCACAAGCATGCGCTGCCTGTGAGGTGCAGTTCACAGGAAGAGGCCCCGCCCCGTGCCGATGCATCACTCCCAGGCTGTGGTCTGGGACACTGCGCAGTGAGCGGGGATGGCGGCACTGCCTCACTGGGGCCTTTGATCCGCGGATTATTGCTGGCACTCTGGGCGCCAGGTCGTCCCACCTCCCACTCGGCCCAAGGTGCTGCCAGCTGAGAGGCTCCGAGGTCTTcggcccccacctccccccttaAATTTATCTGATGCTGCACACTGCCGGCGCTGTAACTCAGGGGTAACAGTGAAGCAGGGGGGTGTATCACAGCCAGCAGCCCGCAGGCCCCCTCGCGAGGCCTGGCCAGCGCAGACACACAAACCACTCAAGTCACTGTGAACGTTTCACCAGACCGTGTCTTTATTTCGTTAGTGTGAGACACCATTTGTTAAAAGTGAAAACTCCACGACAGACCCTATACTGTAATTCTCACTTgagggattttttttgtcaGCTGGATGAATGACTAATTTCATTAGTTAAGTATTCATATGTTACTCTCCATTTACAATGGAGGGTGCCCCCCCAAATCTCCCACCCCCACTATCAGCAGCAGGAACCAGTAAAGAGGCAGAACTGTCATCAGTTATGCTGCAACCACCATTGTTTTACACAGTTTAATTACAAAAACCTCAGTGCCGTTTCATGTTAAGATTATTCACTGTAGGAGGCCTATATAATTTGGACTGGAGGGTTTGTcatgtaatataatataatataacagCTTTCGGTATTAGGATTTTCCATTTTAGCCTCCTTGACATTTCAAGCCGCGATGAACTAATACATCTGTTATTGTTGATCATTTGATTATTAACATACTTCATAAACCGAATCAGCCGCACAGTTGGAGACGGAGATGCAGCGGAGGAAGAAGTAACAGcgagcgggagggggggggggggggggggggctgaggccCATGAATAAACATTTGCACAAACACCGAGCCGCATCGCAGCAGAAGACGATACACAGGCAGAAGGCACGACCTCAGAGTCACGTCTAGCGAAAGCCAAGGTGACGGCAGAATCGCCCTCCGCCACTGCAGGGGAGTTCCTGCTTCTGCTCCGCTGAGTGGTCGACGGGCCAGCACCCCCGCCGCTAAAATGCTTGGGGTCCACGCTAGAATTCTTTGGCGTCGCTGCGGCCTGGTTTTTCCGAGGAAGGGAAAGTGGAGAGAGTCTAACTAGCTGACAGATAGTTACAGTGATAACAGCACCGGGGTCGAGTCTGCGTCAGGCGGGACAGTGAAGAGGCGGCTTCCATCAGTTTCCCGTGTCAACCAGAACGTGGCCTCAACCACTGAGAGGGGAAAGCGGGGGAATGACTGCTAGCCACCCACGTGCCGGTCCCTCCCGCTGACCTCAGTACACCAGGCTCAGTACGCCTCCAGAGCACCACCTCGCCCTGGTCAAGTCAGGCGTGTTAGGGACCGGAAGTTAAGCAATGGGAGCAGCAGTGTGTGGCCTGGAGCTCACCTTCTGGGCTAAGTGTCCTGACTGGTTACTCGGGATGATTATGACGACATAGGAAATTCAAACAACCATGGATACCGAAAGCCGGAGACGGGGGGTGTCGTGGCTGCAGTGTGGGGCGGGGCCTAGTCCACCTCGCTCTCGTTGCTGGCCCCCTCGGGCCGCCGCAGCTTGTCGACGTGCTCGTTTATCTGCCCGTCGCCGCCCCGACGGTCCTCCGTCTGCACACTCAGGTGCTCCTCTTCCTCGTTCATGTGGCCGAcctcatcctcatcctcctcctcatcctcctcctcgtcatcatcatcctcctcttcatcctcatcctctcgcttctcctcctctccctgcacCTCCATACGCACCTGGTCCTTCAGGTTAACGGGCAGTGCGGGGCCCAAGCCAACACCCTCGCTGCCCAGGCCCAGGGGCCCCGCCTGCGGCACCTGGGGGCTGTGGCCCTCCTTGACAGGGGACGAGGAGGCTGACTCGTTACTGACGGGCGAGATGTcactgctgctgttgttgtGGTTGACAGAGGGGGTGCCAGAGAGTGCACCTGGTTTCAAGGGAATTTGCCATGAGGGGATCTTTGGGACAGAGGGTGCTGCTGGGAATTGTCTcctaaaaaggggggggggggcgcaggttACCACCACCACTACTATCATGACTGAACAAATAAGGATATCAGACtagagagcgccccctgtagGTAGCATGGCAAGACGGAAGCTAAAGCTCCCATCAAAAGCACGGAGCCGGCACCGTGATTTAATCGCGGCACATTTTTAATCAGACATTAAAAGTTGGCACTTGTTGGGAAAGCGAGCGGGACTCGCCGGCAGTGTCGCCCGCGCATCGCTGCCTCCGCAGGCCTCGCACGATAACTGACAGCCGAGTAGAAAaggattttaattaaaatgtaaaacaacTATGTGCAAACTAAGGGGTTTGGGAAAAGCTTTAATCTTCATGATTTTTCAGATGTAAACCATTACTTACGAGTTCATCTGCATCACACGCATAATCAAATGAATATTGATGGAACAAAGCAGGAAAtgtggcttggggggggggggggggttctgcacACATCAGGGCTCATTAACCAGTAACGAGGCTGCGACGTGCCCCTCCCAAAACTCGCATGTTGCACACCTTCTGCAGGAGGGGAGCACAGATCAGTAGACAGGACACTGATCCTGACTATTCCTGTGCGCTCTCTTTAAATCGCCAGTAAAATAGTGGGCAGTTGGTTAGGCTGGTTAAGCTGGTTTAGTACCTGAACCCGGGACACAGGCGACATACCTGCTGAGCAGAAGCCCCTTCAGGGACGCCATCTCAGCCTTCAGCTCGCTCATGGCCTGCGATTCCAACATGCGACCCGTGGCCGAGGAAGCCTGTGGGagcagggatggggggcacagaggtCAGGGGAAGAAGCAGAGAGATAGCACCGACATGAGGCCCAGAAGCCAGAaacccgaggggggggggggggttctctccCCTGTTAGGCAACGAGATCTTCCCTGAGGGTAACAGGAATGAATCATGCTGTTTTTACATAGTTCTCCATATTTCCGACCGCTGATCACTGGAGGGGAGACTCACTTGATAAGAAGCACCAAGCGCAACAATGGCTGCATTTATGAAGTGTCTCC
This genomic stretch from Brienomyrus brachyistius isolate T26 chromosome 6, BBRACH_0.4, whole genome shotgun sequence harbors:
- the pex14 gene encoding peroxisomal membrane protein PEX14 isoform X2; the encoded protein is MAPSEQAEQQAQATALSKEEAEPREALVATAVKFLLNQKVRQSPLSTRKAFLKKKGLTDDEVELAIQRSGATDEPLTVAPTGSDPLLLHPQLQAPVAYRPTGPRWRDYGALAVIMAGIAFGFHHLYRKYILPLIMGSKEDKKQLQRMESSMAEMSSTLTQTVAQLQTTLASVQELLAQQQQRIRELSQDLASSEASSATGRMLESQAMSELKAEMASLKGLLLSRRQFPAAPSVPKIPSWQIPLKPGALSGTPSVNHNNSSSDISPVSNESASSSPVKEGHSPQVPQAGPLGLGSEGVGLGPALPVNLKDQVRMEVQGEEEKREDEDEEEDDDDEEEDEEEDEDEVGHMNEEEEHLSVQTEDRRGGDGQINEHVDKLRRPEGASNESEVD
- the pex14 gene encoding peroxisomal membrane protein PEX14 isoform X1; this encodes MAPSEQAEQQAQVATALSKEEAEPREALVATAVKFLLNQKVRQSPLSTRKAFLKKKGLTDDEVELAIQRSGATDEPLTVAPTGSDPLLLHPQLQAPVAYRPTGPRWRDYGALAVIMAGIAFGFHHLYRKYILPLIMGSKEDKKQLQRMESSMAEMSSTLTQTVAQLQTTLASVQELLAQQQQRIRELSQDLASSEASSATGRMLESQAMSELKAEMASLKGLLLSRRQFPAAPSVPKIPSWQIPLKPGALSGTPSVNHNNSSSDISPVSNESASSSPVKEGHSPQVPQAGPLGLGSEGVGLGPALPVNLKDQVRMEVQGEEEKREDEDEEEDDDDEEEDEEEDEDEVGHMNEEEEHLSVQTEDRRGGDGQINEHVDKLRRPEGASNESEVD
- the pex14 gene encoding peroxisomal membrane protein PEX14 isoform X3 — protein: MVATAVKFLLNQKVRQSPLSTRKAFLKKKGLTDDEVELAIQRSGATDEPLTVAPTGSDPLLLHPQLQAPVAYRPTGPRWRDYGALAVIMAGIAFGFHHLYRKYILPLIMGSKEDKKQLQRMESSMAEMSSTLTQTVAQLQTTLASVQELLAQQQQRIRELSQDLASSEASSATGRMLESQAMSELKAEMASLKGLLLSRRQFPAAPSVPKIPSWQIPLKPGALSGTPSVNHNNSSSDISPVSNESASSSPVKEGHSPQVPQAGPLGLGSEGVGLGPALPVNLKDQVRMEVQGEEEKREDEDEEEDDDDEEEDEEEDEDEVGHMNEEEEHLSVQTEDRRGGDGQINEHVDKLRRPEGASNESEVD